The Streptomyces sp. HUAS CB01 genome has a segment encoding these proteins:
- a CDS encoding GNAT family N-acetyltransferase produces the protein MTDASHPPRLRGAGGTPRPAGPADVPRVKAVTDAAYHHYIERIGLVPAPMQADHAANVAAGRVRVTGDPVDGVLVLVPEPGHLWLDSIAVHPDAQGTGLGRRLLAWVEEHARELGLPEVRLLTNAMMWENRRMYERYGYEVVERRTEGPYDRFHYRKPLR, from the coding sequence ATGACGGACGCCTCCCACCCCCCGCGCCTCCGGGGCGCGGGGGGCACCCCACGCCCGGCCGGTCCCGCGGACGTCCCGCGGGTGAAGGCCGTGACCGACGCGGCCTACCACCACTACATCGAACGGATCGGCCTCGTGCCGGCCCCGATGCAGGCCGACCACGCGGCGAACGTGGCGGCCGGCCGGGTCCGCGTCACCGGTGACCCCGTCGACGGGGTCCTGGTGCTGGTCCCCGAACCCGGCCACCTCTGGCTGGACTCCATCGCCGTCCACCCCGACGCCCAGGGCACCGGCCTCGGCCGCCGGCTGCTGGCCTGGGTCGAGGAGCACGCCCGCGAACTCGGCCTGCCCGAGGTAAGGCTGCTGACGAACGCGATGATGTGGGAGAACCGGCGGATGTACGAGCGGTACGGCTACGAGGTCGTCGAGCGCCGGACGGAAGGTCCGTACGACCGCTTCCACTACCGCAAGCCCCTTCGCTGA
- a CDS encoding tripartite tricarboxylate transporter permease, with amino-acid sequence MDSLNSLLDGFGTALTPVNLLWAALGVLLGTAIGVLPGIGPAMAVALLLPVTYGLEPTGAFIMFAGIYYGAMFGGSTTSILLNTPGESAAVVAAIEGNPMAKAGRGAQALAAAAVGHFAGGMIGTVLLVALAPAVAALAVDIGAPDYFAIMVLAFIAVTSVLGSSRIRGLASLLVGLTLGLVGLDQLTGQQRLTFGSLQLADGIDVVIVAVGLFAIGEALWVAAHLRRTTGEAVPVGRPWLAGSDVRRTWKPWLRGPLIGFPFGAVPAGGAEIPTFLSYVTEKRLSRHKEEFGKGAIEGVAGPESAASASAAGTLVSMLTLGLPTTAVAAVMLAAFQQYGIQPGPLLFEREPDLVWGLIASLFVGMVLLLALNLPLAPLWAKLLRIPRPYLYAGILFFAAVGAYAVGGEPLDLLILLLIGLIGFGMRRYGLPVLPAVIGVILGPAAEQQLRRALQISDGSVTGLVDTPFSVAVYAVIAVLLAWPSVKKLVGRRRSVTA; translated from the coding sequence ATGGACTCGCTCAACTCCCTCCTCGACGGCTTCGGGACGGCACTGACCCCGGTCAACCTCCTCTGGGCGGCACTCGGAGTGCTGCTCGGCACGGCCATCGGAGTGCTGCCCGGCATCGGCCCGGCCATGGCGGTCGCGCTGCTGCTGCCCGTCACCTACGGCCTCGAACCGACCGGCGCGTTCATCATGTTCGCGGGCATCTACTACGGGGCCATGTTCGGCGGATCGACCACGTCCATCCTGCTCAACACCCCCGGCGAGAGCGCGGCGGTGGTCGCCGCGATCGAGGGCAACCCCATGGCCAAGGCCGGCCGGGGAGCACAGGCGCTCGCGGCCGCCGCCGTCGGCCACTTCGCGGGCGGCATGATCGGCACGGTCCTGCTCGTCGCGCTCGCCCCGGCCGTCGCCGCACTCGCCGTCGACATCGGGGCCCCCGACTACTTCGCCATCATGGTGCTGGCCTTCATCGCCGTCACCTCCGTCCTCGGCTCCTCCCGCATCCGCGGACTGGCCTCGCTGCTCGTCGGACTCACCCTCGGCCTCGTCGGCCTGGACCAGCTGACCGGACAGCAGCGGCTCACGTTCGGCTCGCTCCAGCTCGCGGACGGCATCGACGTCGTCATCGTCGCCGTCGGCCTGTTCGCGATCGGCGAGGCGCTGTGGGTCGCCGCCCATCTGCGCCGCACCACCGGCGAGGCGGTACCCGTCGGCCGCCCCTGGCTCGCCGGGTCCGACGTCCGCAGGACCTGGAAGCCCTGGCTGCGCGGCCCGCTGATCGGGTTCCCCTTCGGTGCCGTCCCCGCGGGCGGCGCGGAGATCCCCACGTTCCTGTCGTACGTCACCGAGAAGCGGCTCTCCCGGCACAAGGAGGAGTTCGGCAAGGGGGCCATCGAGGGCGTGGCGGGACCGGAGTCCGCGGCGTCCGCGTCGGCGGCCGGCACGCTCGTGTCGATGCTGACGCTCGGACTGCCGACGACGGCCGTCGCCGCCGTGATGCTCGCGGCCTTCCAGCAGTACGGCATCCAGCCCGGACCGCTGCTGTTCGAACGCGAACCCGACCTGGTCTGGGGCCTGATCGCGTCGTTGTTCGTCGGCATGGTCCTGCTGCTCGCACTGAACCTGCCGCTCGCACCGCTGTGGGCGAAGCTGCTGCGCATCCCGCGGCCCTACCTGTACGCGGGCATCCTCTTCTTCGCCGCCGTCGGTGCCTACGCGGTCGGCGGGGAGCCCCTGGACCTGCTGATCCTGCTCCTGATCGGCCTGATCGGATTCGGCATGCGGCGGTACGGACTGCCCGTGCTGCCAGCGGTCATCGGCGTCATCCTCGGCCCGGCAGCCGAACAGCAGCTGCGGCGCGCGCTCCAGATCAGCGACGGCAGCGTCACCGGCCTGGTCGACACCCCGTTCTCGGTGGCGGTCTACGCCGTGATCGCGGTGCTGCTGGCCTGGCCCTCGGTGAAGAAGCTGGTCGGGCGCCGCCGTAGTGTGACGGCATGA
- a CDS encoding tripartite tricarboxylate transporter TctB family protein produces the protein MSTRTTPTAPEAPAAPAGRSWLRDHSELGVSLLLAVIGVLVLTDALTMPLDLAQRGPVGPGTVPLVVGTGLLVTAALLAVDVLRGGRGEAGTGEDIDLAEPADRRTVLLLAGVFLGNAVLIEPLGFPVSGALLFWGSAYALGSRHPRRDPLIAAVLSLATFLVFNNLLGVPLPGGPLMGVL, from the coding sequence GTGAGCACGCGGACCACACCGACCGCACCGGAGGCACCCGCCGCCCCGGCGGGCCGCTCCTGGCTGAGGGACCACTCCGAACTCGGTGTGAGCCTGCTGCTCGCTGTCATCGGCGTCCTCGTCCTGACCGACGCGCTGACGATGCCCCTCGACCTCGCCCAGCGCGGTCCCGTGGGACCCGGGACCGTGCCGCTCGTCGTCGGCACCGGACTGCTGGTGACCGCCGCCCTCCTCGCCGTGGACGTGCTGCGCGGCGGCCGCGGCGAGGCCGGGACCGGCGAGGACATCGACCTCGCCGAACCCGCCGACCGGCGCACCGTGCTGCTGCTCGCCGGTGTCTTCCTCGGCAACGCCGTGCTCATCGAGCCGCTCGGCTTCCCCGTCTCCGGGGCGCTGCTCTTCTGGGGCTCGGCGTACGCGCTGGGCAGCAGGCACCCGCGGCGCGACCCGCTGATCGCGGCCGTGCTCTCACTCGCCACCTTCCTCGTCTTCAACAACCTGCTCGGGGTACCGCTGCCCGGTGGCCCGCTGATGGGGGTGCTCTAG
- a CDS encoding Bug family tripartite tricarboxylate transporter substrate binding protein: MRSRTPLALLGAALLVLVGPPLLTPGSGADTGTRIPGLRFMVPNSPGGGYDITARTAAKNAEEAELTHNIEVFNLPGAGGTVGLTRLVGEHGNGRLAMSMGLGVVGAVHTNKSPKTLADTTPIARLTEEQDIVVVAKDSPYKTIRQLVAAWKKDPAAVPVGGGSSPGGPDHLAPMLMARAAGIAPRSVNYVPFDGGGELLASILGNKIAFGVSGVGEYLDQIRSGELRLLAVTGPKRVPGLDAPTLRESGLDTDFTNWRGIVAPPGLSAAERDKLIGLVTELHGSKQWRESMRKNGWDDAFLPGDEFGDFLQTQDRRVDSVLKELGL, encoded by the coding sequence GTGCGATCGCGCACTCCCCTCGCCCTCCTCGGGGCGGCGCTGCTGGTGCTCGTGGGGCCACCGCTGCTCACCCCCGGCAGCGGCGCCGACACCGGTACCCGAATCCCCGGCCTGCGCTTCATGGTCCCCAACTCGCCGGGCGGCGGCTACGACATCACGGCCCGCACGGCGGCGAAGAACGCCGAGGAGGCCGAGCTCACCCACAACATCGAGGTGTTCAACCTGCCCGGCGCGGGCGGCACCGTCGGACTGACCCGGCTCGTCGGCGAACACGGCAACGGCAGGCTCGCCATGTCGATGGGGCTCGGCGTCGTCGGCGCCGTGCACACCAACAAGTCGCCGAAGACCCTCGCCGACACCACCCCCATCGCCCGGCTCACCGAGGAGCAGGACATCGTGGTGGTCGCGAAGGACTCTCCGTACAAGACCATCCGGCAACTCGTCGCGGCCTGGAAGAAGGACCCCGCCGCGGTGCCCGTGGGCGGCGGCTCCTCACCCGGAGGCCCCGACCACCTCGCCCCCATGCTGATGGCACGGGCAGCGGGCATCGCGCCCAGGTCCGTCAACTACGTTCCCTTCGACGGCGGCGGCGAACTCCTCGCCTCCATCCTCGGCAACAAGATCGCCTTCGGTGTCTCGGGCGTCGGCGAGTACCTCGACCAGATCAGGTCCGGGGAGCTGCGGCTGCTGGCCGTGACCGGGCCGAAGCGCGTGCCCGGCCTCGACGCACCCACCCTGCGCGAGTCCGGACTCGACACCGACTTCACCAACTGGCGCGGCATCGTCGCCCCGCCCGGACTCTCCGCCGCCGAACGCGACAAGCTCATCGGCCTCGTCACCGAGCTGCACGGCTCGAAGCAGTGGCGGGAGTCGATGCGGAAGAACGGCTGGGACGACGCCTTCCTGCCCGGCGACGAGTTCGGCGACTTCCTTCAGACGCAGGACCGCCGCGTCGACTCCGTACTGAAGGAGCTGGGGTTGTGA
- a CDS encoding response regulator yields MNVLVVDDDFMVAKLHTRYVSATPGFTVAGVAHSGAEALRAVDRLRPDLVLLDIYLPDMDGIGVLRELRAAEELDAERQPVDVLFITAARDAGTVRSALRAGALHYLIKPFSPAALQEQLRHVASLRSRLESLDEARQEDVDQLFGTRPPGSRELPKGLAAHTADLVDRILREHPEGMSATECAEAGSLSRVSARRYLEYFAETGRAEVTLRYGGTGRPERRYRRLG; encoded by the coding sequence GTGAACGTCCTCGTGGTGGACGACGACTTCATGGTCGCCAAGCTGCACACCCGCTATGTGTCCGCGACGCCCGGCTTCACCGTCGCGGGGGTGGCGCACAGCGGCGCCGAGGCGCTGCGTGCGGTGGACCGGCTGCGCCCCGATCTGGTGCTGCTGGACATCTATCTGCCCGACATGGACGGGATCGGGGTGCTGCGCGAACTTCGCGCGGCGGAGGAGCTGGACGCGGAGCGGCAGCCGGTGGACGTCCTGTTCATCACGGCGGCCCGGGACGCCGGCACGGTCCGCTCGGCACTGCGCGCCGGCGCTCTGCACTATCTGATCAAGCCGTTCAGCCCGGCGGCGCTCCAGGAGCAGCTGCGGCACGTGGCCTCGCTCCGGAGCAGGCTGGAGTCGCTTGACGAGGCACGCCAGGAGGACGTGGACCAGCTCTTCGGCACCCGTCCGCCCGGGTCCCGCGAGCTCCCCAAGGGGCTCGCCGCCCACACGGCGGACCTGGTCGACCGCATCCTGCGCGAGCACCCGGAGGGCATGTCGGCCACCGAGTGCGCGGAAGCCGGGTCCCTCTCCCGCGTCAGCGCCCGCCGGTACCTGGAGTACTTCGCGGAGACGGGCCGCGCGGAAGTGACCCTCCGGTACGGCGGCACGGGACGGCCCGAGCGCCGGTACCGGCGGCTCGGCTGA